From the genome of Planctomycetota bacterium, one region includes:
- a CDS encoding Gfo/Idh/MocA family oxidoreductase, with protein sequence MDHPTRRDFLAHTGAAAAAAVLAGPSRADAANDRIVAAVIGCGGMGTSHARHLAERKDVSVAYLCDPDVSRAAAAAQAVERVAGTKPQAVQDLRRVLDDKSVDAVWVATCDHWHAPATILACDAGKHVYVEKPCSHNVREGRLMVEAARRHKRVVQVGTQRRSSEWARQAIQALHEGVIGEVLVAKVWNSQQRVNIGKERPSDPPAHLDYDLWVGPAPMRPYQKNLHPYHWHWFYNFGTGDIGNDGVHQLDVARWGLGVETHPTSVAALGGKYFFDDDQEFPDTQYAVFEFTHGGKKKQIVYEQRLWSPYAQEGEGNGNAFYGTRGMMLLGRSGWQVYGHRNEPGPGGKGGVALAPHHADFLECIRSGGTPRADIGINHLSSTLCHLGNIATRVGRTLRFDPEREEIIGDEEASRLLRRTYREGHWAAPRGA encoded by the coding sequence ATGGATCATCCCACGCGGCGCGATTTTCTGGCTCACACGGGGGCGGCGGCCGCGGCGGCGGTTCTGGCGGGTCCGTCCCGCGCGGATGCGGCCAACGACCGGATCGTCGCGGCGGTCATCGGATGCGGCGGCATGGGCACCAGCCACGCGCGCCATCTGGCCGAGCGCAAGGACGTTTCCGTGGCCTACCTCTGCGACCCGGACGTTTCGCGCGCGGCGGCCGCGGCCCAGGCGGTGGAGCGGGTCGCCGGCACGAAGCCTCAAGCGGTTCAGGATCTCCGGCGGGTGCTCGACGACAAATCCGTGGATGCTGTGTGGGTGGCCACCTGCGACCACTGGCATGCGCCGGCGACGATCCTGGCCTGCGACGCGGGCAAGCACGTGTACGTGGAAAAGCCCTGCTCGCACAACGTCCGCGAGGGGAGGCTGATGGTGGAGGCGGCCCGGCGGCACAAGAGGGTCGTCCAGGTCGGCACGCAGCGGCGCTCGAGCGAGTGGGCGCGGCAGGCGATCCAGGCCCTGCACGAGGGCGTGATCGGCGAAGTGCTCGTGGCGAAGGTGTGGAACAGCCAGCAGCGGGTCAACATCGGGAAGGAACGTCCCTCGGATCCGCCCGCGCACCTCGACTACGATCTGTGGGTGGGGCCCGCCCCGATGCGCCCGTACCAGAAGAATCTCCACCCGTACCATTGGCACTGGTTCTACAACTTCGGCACGGGGGACATCGGAAACGACGGCGTCCACCAGCTGGATGTGGCCCGCTGGGGCCTGGGCGTGGAGACGCATCCCACGTCGGTGGCCGCCCTGGGCGGAAAGTACTTCTTCGACGACGATCAGGAATTCCCGGACACGCAGTACGCCGTCTTCGAGTTCACCCACGGGGGGAAGAAAAAGCAGATCGTCTACGAACAGCGCCTCTGGTCCCCGTACGCGCAGGAGGGAGAGGGGAACGGAAACGCCTTTTACGGGACGCGGGGCATGATGCTTCTCGGGCGGTCCGGATGGCAGGTCTACGGGCACCGAAACGAACCGGGCCCCGGCGGCAAGGGGGGAGTCGCCCTGGCGCCCCATCACGCGGATTTCCTCGAGTGCATCCGCTCCGGCGGCACGCCCCGCGCGGACATCGGGATCAATCATCTCTCCAGCACGCTGTGCCATCTGGGCAACATCGCCACGCGGGTGGGACGGACGCTGCGGTTCGATCCCGAGCGGGAAGAGATCATCGGAGACGAGGAAGCCTCGCGCCTGCTGCGCCGGACCTACCGGGAAGGCCACTGGGCGGCGCCCCGGGGGGCGTGA
- a CDS encoding CvpA family protein, producing MLDLIAGGVVLLAAARGARVGFAWQAAALLSLAGGAAVAIPLSETWAAFFGAPSPLRRLIAGSVLFVLVGLAVHLGALLYRRSLERWGFLPWDRYLGAILGAAQGTALTIILILGAAACIPSLRSPIQKTHSGQLAARAVEALEPACPVELRDVLRPFPPPDAGGKPAERGRESMLPCL from the coding sequence ATGCTGGACCTCATCGCGGGGGGCGTGGTTCTGCTGGCGGCGGCGCGGGGCGCGCGCGTGGGCTTCGCCTGGCAGGCGGCGGCGCTCCTCTCGCTGGCCGGCGGCGCGGCGGTGGCGATCCCCCTTTCGGAAACCTGGGCCGCGTTCTTCGGCGCGCCTTCGCCCCTCCGCCGGCTGATCGCGGGAAGCGTGCTTTTCGTCCTCGTGGGCCTGGCGGTTCACCTGGGGGCTCTGCTTTACCGGCGGAGCCTGGAGCGCTGGGGCTTTCTGCCCTGGGATCGCTACCTGGGCGCGATTCTGGGCGCCGCTCAGGGAACCGCCCTGACGATCATCCTGATCCTCGGCGCGGCGGCGTGCATCCCGAGCCTTCGGAGCCCGATTCAGAAGACCCACAGCGGACAGCTGGCCGCCCGCGCGGTCGAGGCGCTGGAACCCGCCTGTCCCGTGGAGCTGCGCGACGTTCTGCGCCCCTTTCCTCCTCCGGACGCCGGGGGGAAACCGGCGGAGCGGGGGCGGGAATCGATGCTCCCCTGCCTCTGA
- a CDS encoding uracil-DNA glycosylase, producing the protein MEEQPTPPRGGPKAPQDLPPSDSAELRREVLACGRCGLSETAAQAVLGTGTVGAPLMFVGEAPGREEDRVGEPFVGRAGQLLNRALEKLGVARSQVYITNVVKYRPPENRLPRAAEIRACMTHLRREIALVRPKVICALGTVAAQALLDTKESLARLRGRHVEVHGVRVLPTFHPAYILRSMEYSRAALQAFEADLRRACRDAGLLGDLEARGGAL; encoded by the coding sequence GTGGAAGAGCAGCCGACCCCGCCGCGTGGAGGGCCGAAGGCGCCCCAGGACCTTCCTCCTTCCGACTCTGCCGAGCTCCGGCGGGAAGTGCTGGCGTGCGGCCGGTGCGGGCTGTCGGAAACAGCCGCGCAGGCCGTCCTGGGAACGGGCACCGTCGGCGCGCCGCTCATGTTCGTGGGGGAAGCGCCCGGACGGGAGGAAGACCGCGTGGGCGAGCCCTTCGTGGGAAGGGCCGGCCAACTCCTCAATCGCGCGCTCGAGAAGCTGGGCGTCGCCCGCTCGCAGGTCTACATCACCAACGTGGTCAAGTACCGCCCGCCGGAAAACCGCCTCCCCCGTGCGGCCGAGATCCGGGCTTGCATGACGCACCTTCGGCGCGAGATCGCCCTGGTGCGCCCGAAGGTCATCTGCGCGCTGGGCACGGTCGCCGCTCAGGCGCTTCTGGACACGAAGGAAAGCCTCGCCCGGCTCCGCGGCCGGCACGTCGAAGTTCATGGCGTGCGGGTCCTGCCGACGTTTCATCCCGCCTACATTCTCCGGTCGATGGAATACTCGCGCGCCGCGCTCCAGGCGTTCGAGGCGGACCTCCGGCGGGCCTGCCGGGACGCCGGTCTCCTGGGGGACCTCGAGGCGCGCGGGGGCGCGCTGTAG
- a CDS encoding PQQ-binding-like beta-propeller repeat protein, producing the protein MNANLYSRAAALAAALILAGRAAAQDWPGWRGPARDGRLAGFQPPARWPEKLERAWQVQVGGGHATPALVAGRLYVHARQGEDEVVLCLDAETGKEIWKDRVPAPYKPEPSAESHGTGPFASPAVADGRVFTFGITGILSCLDAATGKVLWRQDFRDRFPKPWPEWGAAASPLVDRGLLIVQAGGKNKGAVLALEAGTGKVRWSWDGDGPGYASPVAAEIGGKRQILTQTQNHAVGLSAEDGRLLWKIEYKTEYEQNSVTPVVLDNLVILSGYRRGVTAWRLEGESPAQAWHTDEVSMYMSTPLLKGDRLFGFSEKRRGQFFCLNARTGETLWTGDGRQGENAALLDAGTAILALITEAPNRKDPAQLVVFDASDKDYTERARWTVADGPAWAHPVVSGRTIFVKDGTSLARWTIP; encoded by the coding sequence ATGAACGCGAACCTTTACTCGCGCGCCGCCGCCCTGGCCGCGGCGCTGATCCTGGCCGGACGCGCCGCCGCGCAGGACTGGCCTGGCTGGCGCGGACCCGCCCGCGACGGGCGCCTGGCGGGCTTCCAGCCGCCCGCCCGATGGCCCGAAAAGCTCGAACGCGCCTGGCAGGTCCAGGTCGGCGGCGGCCATGCCACCCCCGCGCTGGTCGCCGGTCGCCTCTACGTGCACGCCCGACAGGGAGAAGACGAAGTCGTCCTCTGCCTCGACGCGGAAACCGGCAAGGAAATCTGGAAGGACCGCGTCCCCGCCCCCTACAAGCCCGAGCCTTCGGCCGAGTCTCACGGAACCGGCCCCTTCGCCTCGCCGGCCGTCGCCGACGGACGCGTCTTCACGTTCGGCATCACCGGCATCCTGTCGTGCCTGGACGCCGCCACGGGAAAGGTCCTCTGGCGCCAGGACTTCCGGGATCGCTTCCCCAAGCCCTGGCCCGAGTGGGGCGCGGCCGCCTCGCCCCTGGTGGACCGCGGCCTCTTGATCGTCCAGGCGGGCGGAAAAAACAAAGGGGCGGTGCTCGCGCTTGAGGCCGGCACGGGCAAGGTCCGCTGGAGCTGGGACGGCGACGGCCCGGGCTACGCCTCCCCCGTGGCGGCCGAGATCGGCGGCAAACGCCAAATCCTCACCCAGACCCAGAACCACGCCGTCGGACTTTCGGCCGAGGACGGAAGGCTTCTCTGGAAAATCGAATACAAGACCGAGTACGAACAGAATTCCGTGACGCCCGTGGTCCTGGACAACCTCGTCATCCTGTCGGGCTACCGCCGCGGGGTTACGGCCTGGCGCCTGGAAGGCGAAAGTCCCGCCCAGGCCTGGCACACGGACGAGGTGTCGATGTACATGAGCACCCCCCTCCTCAAGGGCGACCGGCTTTTCGGCTTCAGCGAAAAGCGCCGCGGCCAGTTCTTCTGCCTGAACGCCCGCACGGGGGAGACGCTCTGGACGGGCGACGGGCGCCAGGGCGAAAACGCCGCCCTCCTCGACGCGGGAACCGCCATCCTCGCCCTGATCACCGAGGCGCCCAACCGCAAGGACCCCGCGCAGCTCGTCGTCTTCGACGCCTCGGACAAGGACTACACCGAACGGGCGCGCTGGACCGTGGCCGACGGACCCGCCTGGGCCCATCCGGTCGTCTCGGGACGGACGATCTTCGTCAAGGACGGAACGTCCCTGGCCCGCTGGACGATCCCATGA
- a CDS encoding PQQ-binding-like beta-propeller repeat protein, which produces MTRALALAALLAVQDGPIPSPEPGWPQWRGPGRDGISAETGLLPRWPEAGPRLLWKIDALGRGWSSPVFGGGRLYITGDAGNEVALYAFDLEGKPLWRATNGPAWKGPYPGARAAMAFSEGRLYHMNAHGRVACLDAASGRELWAVNVLERFEGSNITWGLSECLLVDGPRLIVTPGGRAALLAALDKTDGRTLWTMEALAGDTATYASPILVRHAGRRLLISCSSRHGFGVDADTGRLLWTVPMKTPYDVNASTPVYGDGQVHFGTPYATIGCYRLLDDGARVERVWDTPFDTCTGSWILRDGVLYGGGYREFKHWIAVDWKTGRKRAELDALRSGSAVWADGRLYALGEDGRAALVTPAAEGFSIAGSFSLTPRRVNDAWAHPVLLDGRLYLRYHDTLSCYDVRAR; this is translated from the coding sequence ATGACGCGCGCGCTCGCTCTGGCGGCCCTGCTGGCCGTCCAGGACGGCCCGATCCCATCGCCGGAACCCGGCTGGCCCCAGTGGCGCGGCCCCGGGCGCGACGGAATCTCGGCCGAAACCGGGCTTCTTCCCCGCTGGCCGGAGGCCGGCCCGCGCCTTCTCTGGAAAATCGACGCCCTCGGACGCGGCTGGTCCTCGCCGGTCTTCGGCGGCGGGCGCCTGTACATCACCGGCGACGCGGGAAACGAGGTCGCGCTCTACGCCTTCGACCTGGAAGGCAAGCCTCTCTGGCGCGCGACCAACGGACCCGCCTGGAAAGGCCCGTATCCCGGCGCCCGCGCGGCGATGGCGTTCTCCGAGGGGCGCCTCTACCACATGAACGCCCACGGACGGGTCGCGTGCCTCGACGCCGCTTCCGGACGAGAGCTCTGGGCCGTCAACGTCCTGGAGCGCTTCGAAGGATCCAACATCACCTGGGGCCTGAGCGAATGTCTGCTCGTCGACGGCCCGCGCCTCATCGTCACCCCCGGCGGCCGCGCGGCGCTTTTGGCGGCGCTCGACAAGACCGACGGCCGCACGCTCTGGACCATGGAGGCGCTCGCCGGCGACACCGCCACCTACGCGTCGCCGATTCTTGTGCGCCACGCCGGACGAAGGCTCCTCATCAGCTGCTCCTCCAGGCACGGCTTCGGCGTGGACGCGGATACGGGCCGGCTCCTCTGGACGGTGCCGATGAAAACCCCTTACGACGTCAACGCCTCGACGCCCGTCTACGGCGACGGACAGGTCCACTTCGGAACGCCGTACGCGACGATCGGCTGCTATCGGCTTCTCGACGACGGCGCCCGCGTGGAGCGCGTCTGGGACACGCCCTTCGACACGTGCACCGGAAGCTGGATCCTTCGCGACGGCGTCCTCTACGGAGGCGGATACCGGGAATTCAAGCACTGGATCGCGGTGGACTGGAAGACGGGCCGTAAGCGCGCGGAGCTCGACGCGCTGCGCAGCGGATCGGCCGTCTGGGCGGACGGCCGCCTGTATGCCCTGGGCGAGGACGGCCGGGCGGCCCTCGTCACGCCCGCGGCGGAGGGCTTTTCGATCGCCGGCTCGTTCTCCCTGACGCCCCGCCGGGTGAACGACGCGTGGGCTCACCCGGTGCTCCTCGACGGCCGGCTCTACCTGCGCTATCACGACACCTTGAGCTGTTACGACGTCCGGGCGCGCTGA
- a CDS encoding PQQ-binding-like beta-propeller repeat protein: MRRTALTFVLAAAGALTVRAGDWPMFGGRADRNMTSAERGLPVSWSAQPKKNIKWTADLGTQTYSNPVVAGGRVFVGTNNERPRNPAIQGDRGVLMAFAAADGAFLWQASHEKLPGGEKEDWPKIGICSTPCVAGDRVYYVSNRAELVCADVEGFADGENDGPYASERATGPHDADFVWILDMKRDLGVAPNQASASSPVVVDGLVFVVTGHSADHETRTVKNPKAPSFIAVEAATGKLVWQDASPGDRIMEAQWGSPAYGVVDGRPQVAFPGGDGWLYAFEPRSGKLLWKFDCKAHEKRGPDGKPETDNTLIATPVYAGDRVLIAVGRDTDTSGPPGCLRAIDARRSGDVTGTAELWRLAGEDFGRSLSMAAVHDGLVYAVEQDGFLNCLELETGRRVWKHDLLSTVWGSPLVADGKVYLRNGDGDVLVLAAGREKKVLARNTLPKCGHGSVTAAGGTLYVAGDSVLYAIAAER; encoded by the coding sequence GTGAGGCGAACGGCGCTGACCTTTGTCCTGGCGGCCGCGGGGGCTCTGACGGTCCGGGCCGGCGACTGGCCCATGTTCGGCGGCCGCGCCGACCGGAACATGACCTCCGCGGAGCGGGGACTCCCCGTCTCCTGGAGCGCCCAGCCGAAGAAGAACATCAAATGGACCGCCGACCTGGGAACGCAGACCTATTCCAACCCCGTCGTCGCCGGCGGACGCGTCTTCGTGGGCACGAACAACGAGCGGCCGCGCAATCCGGCCATCCAGGGGGACCGCGGCGTCCTCATGGCGTTCGCCGCCGCCGACGGCGCCTTCCTCTGGCAGGCGTCGCACGAGAAACTCCCCGGCGGAGAAAAGGAGGACTGGCCCAAGATCGGCATCTGCTCGACCCCCTGCGTCGCGGGCGACCGCGTCTACTACGTCAGCAACCGCGCCGAGCTCGTCTGCGCCGACGTCGAGGGGTTCGCGGACGGGGAAAACGACGGGCCCTACGCCTCCGAGCGCGCGACGGGGCCGCACGACGCCGATTTCGTGTGGATCCTCGACATGAAGCGCGATCTCGGCGTGGCTCCCAACCAGGCGTCGGCCTCCTCCCCGGTCGTCGTGGACGGCCTCGTCTTCGTCGTCACGGGGCATTCCGCCGACCATGAGACGCGGACGGTCAAGAATCCCAAGGCGCCGAGCTTTATCGCCGTGGAGGCGGCCACGGGAAAGCTGGTCTGGCAGGACGCATCTCCCGGCGACCGGATCATGGAGGCTCAGTGGGGCTCGCCCGCGTACGGGGTGGTGGACGGCCGCCCCCAGGTGGCGTTCCCGGGAGGGGACGGATGGCTGTACGCCTTCGAGCCGCGCTCGGGGAAGCTCCTCTGGAAGTTCGACTGCAAGGCCCATGAGAAGCGCGGACCCGATGGAAAGCCGGAGACGGACAATACGCTCATCGCCACGCCGGTCTACGCCGGCGACCGGGTTCTGATCGCGGTGGGCCGGGATACCGACACGTCGGGCCCGCCGGGATGTCTCCGGGCGATCGATGCCCGCCGGAGCGGCGACGTTACCGGGACGGCCGAGCTCTGGCGCCTGGCGGGGGAGGACTTCGGCCGCAGCCTTTCGATGGCGGCCGTCCACGACGGCCTCGTCTACGCGGTCGAGCAGGACGGATTCCTCAACTGTCTGGAGCTCGAGACGGGCCGGCGGGTCTGGAAACACGATCTTCTTTCCACCGTATGGGGTTCGCCGCTCGTGGCCGACGGGAAGGTCTACCTCCGCAACGGAGACGGGGACGTCCTTGTCCTGGCGGCGGGCCGCGAGAAGAAGGTCCTGGCCAGGAACACGCTGCCCAAGTGCGGCCACGGCTCGGTGACGGCGGCCGGGGGGACGCTCTACGTGGCCGGCGACTCCGTGCTCTACGCGATCGCGGCGGAGCGCTGA
- a CDS encoding PQQ-binding-like beta-propeller repeat protein: MRQAAAILGALVVLAAEAAAQEWTRFRGPNGTGVSSAKGAPVQWGPSDYVWRVPVPGRGDAQPVVWGDRIFVPTASEDGREWTLLCLRKSDGRTLWARKVALPSYDKGRNPTYASSTPAVDKDRVYALCASAAQFLVKAFDHEGKELWSVNLGPVKAQHGQGGSPILHDGKLIVPNDQDGESFVVALDVRTGRAVWRSPRRPKEQGAAYSTPCVLERKGFPPELLLTSEAHGISSLDPRTGAPLWEARVFDKRAVSSPVVAGDLVFGTCGSGGGGMYLAAVRLGGRGDVTSTHQAYTVRTGAPYVPTPLALGERLFTVSDNGVATCLEAATGRVVWSERLGGAFFASPIAVDGKIYAPSKQGECAVWEAADAFKVVARNPLGEGTHTPPVVDGARLYFRTFTHLVCVGAP, translated from the coding sequence ATGCGGCAGGCGGCGGCGATCCTGGGCGCGCTCGTGGTTCTGGCGGCCGAGGCGGCGGCGCAGGAATGGACCCGGTTCCGGGGGCCCAACGGGACGGGCGTGAGCTCCGCCAAAGGCGCGCCCGTTCAGTGGGGACCTTCCGATTACGTCTGGCGCGTGCCGGTTCCGGGCCGGGGCGACGCCCAGCCCGTCGTGTGGGGCGACCGGATCTTCGTCCCCACGGCGTCGGAGGACGGCCGCGAATGGACGCTTCTTTGCCTGCGCAAGTCCGACGGCAGGACGCTCTGGGCGCGCAAGGTCGCCCTGCCGTCCTACGACAAGGGACGCAACCCCACGTACGCTTCGAGCACGCCCGCGGTGGACAAGGACCGGGTGTACGCCCTGTGTGCTTCCGCCGCTCAGTTTCTGGTCAAGGCCTTCGACCACGAGGGCAAGGAGCTGTGGAGCGTGAATCTCGGGCCCGTCAAGGCGCAGCACGGACAGGGAGGATCGCCCATCCTCCACGACGGAAAACTCATCGTGCCCAACGATCAGGACGGGGAGAGCTTCGTGGTCGCGCTCGACGTGCGCACGGGCCGGGCCGTGTGGCGCTCCCCGCGTCGCCCCAAGGAGCAGGGAGCCGCCTACAGCACTCCGTGCGTCCTGGAGCGGAAGGGATTCCCGCCCGAACTGCTTCTGACCAGCGAGGCTCATGGCATCTCGAGCCTCGACCCGCGCACGGGGGCGCCCCTCTGGGAGGCGCGGGTCTTCGACAAGCGGGCCGTTTCCTCGCCGGTGGTGGCGGGGGATCTCGTCTTCGGCACCTGCGGCTCGGGCGGCGGGGGCATGTACCTTGCGGCGGTCCGGCTCGGCGGCCGCGGGGACGTGACCTCGACGCACCAGGCCTACACGGTCCGGACCGGAGCGCCTTACGTCCCCACGCCGCTGGCCCTCGGGGAGCGGCTTTTTACCGTGAGCGACAACGGAGTGGCCACCTGTCTTGAGGCGGCCACGGGACGCGTCGTCTGGAGCGAACGGCTCGGCGGGGCCTTTTTCGCCTCCCCCATCGCGGTGGACGGGAAGATCTACGCTCCGTCCAAGCAGGGCGAATGCGCCGTCTGGGAGGCGGCCGACGCCTTCAAGGTCGTGGCCCGCAATCCGCTGGGCGAAGGGACCCATACGCCTCCGGTCGTGGACGGCGCGCGTCTTTACTTCCGCACCTTTACTCACCTCGTCTGCGTGGGGGCCCCGTGA
- a CDS encoding PQQ-binding-like beta-propeller repeat protein, which yields MSANAGRIAAGLLLLAGTVRGDDWPSWRGPAGNGLSAEKSAPLEWDAGRNVKWKAPLPQPGNGSPIVSNGRVFVTCPEDLNGRRRSLYCFDRATGRTLWVRTVENRRRTDEGTGRPRYRHETNYPSSSTPAADGARVVVWHDSAGLFCYDFAGKELWSRDLGEFYHLWGHGGSPILHDGKVVLNCSPGKDVFLVALDAATGKTLWKTGEPLELDPKRAAEGFGDKNPAGKWVGSWCTPTVVRVGDREQILCAQPTRLVAYDPKDGAILWWCGGLRGRGDLAYSSPVVAGDVVVYIGGFSGPGFGVRLGGTGDVTETHRLWYKEENPQSIGSGVFLDGHVYLPFENRLECLDPKTGRSLWQDRGVGGGYWGSIVYAAGRCYVTARNGTTAVFKPSSERFELLAANRLGEPSNSTPAVSNGEIFIRTFQHVYCIGE from the coding sequence ATGAGCGCGAACGCGGGCCGGATCGCCGCCGGGCTCCTGCTCCTGGCCGGAACCGTCCGGGGGGACGACTGGCCTTCGTGGCGGGGACCGGCGGGAAACGGCCTTTCCGCCGAGAAATCGGCGCCCTTGGAGTGGGACGCGGGCAGGAACGTGAAGTGGAAGGCCCCGCTCCCCCAGCCCGGCAACGGAAGCCCCATCGTCTCCAACGGCCGCGTCTTCGTCACCTGTCCCGAGGATCTCAACGGCCGCCGCCGGTCGCTTTACTGCTTCGACCGCGCCACGGGCCGGACGCTCTGGGTCCGCACGGTCGAGAATCGCAGGAGAACCGACGAGGGGACCGGCCGGCCGCGGTATCGGCACGAGACGAACTACCCTTCCAGTTCCACGCCGGCCGCGGACGGCGCGCGCGTCGTGGTCTGGCACGACTCGGCGGGTCTTTTCTGCTACGACTTTGCGGGCAAGGAACTCTGGTCCCGGGACCTGGGCGAGTTCTACCACCTCTGGGGCCACGGCGGGTCGCCGATCCTGCACGACGGAAAAGTCGTCCTCAATTGCAGTCCGGGGAAGGACGTCTTTCTCGTGGCCCTGGACGCGGCCACCGGAAAGACACTGTGGAAGACCGGCGAGCCCCTGGAACTGGACCCGAAGCGGGCGGCGGAAGGGTTCGGGGACAAGAATCCCGCGGGCAAGTGGGTGGGCTCGTGGTGCACTCCGACGGTCGTTCGGGTGGGGGATCGCGAGCAGATCCTCTGCGCGCAGCCGACGAGGCTGGTGGCTTACGATCCGAAGGACGGGGCGATCCTGTGGTGGTGTGGCGGCCTGCGGGGCCGCGGCGACCTGGCGTACTCCTCGCCCGTGGTGGCCGGCGACGTCGTGGTCTACATCGGCGGCTTCAGCGGGCCGGGCTTCGGGGTCCGCCTGGGCGGCACGGGCGACGTGACGGAGACCCACCGCCTCTGGTACAAGGAGGAAAACCCGCAAAGCATCGGCTCCGGCGTGTTTCTGGACGGGCACGTCTACCTGCCCTTCGAGAACCGGCTGGAGTGTCTGGACCCCAAAACCGGGCGCTCGCTCTGGCAGGACCGCGGGGTCGGGGGCGGATACTGGGGATCGATCGTTTACGCCGCGGGGCGCTGTTACGTGACGGCCCGCAACGGAACGACAGCGGTCTTCAAGCCGTCGTCCGAGCGGTTCGAGCTTCTGGCGGCCAACCGGCTGGGGGAGCCGAGCAACTCGACGCCGGCCGTGTCGAACGGCGAAATTTTCATCCGTACGTTCCAGCACGTATACTGCATCGGCGAATAG
- a CDS encoding PQQ-binding-like beta-propeller repeat protein codes for MTVSKLIAAAALAAALPAAFSRPQAGSPAAAEWPQFRGPRRDGLSPDTGLLKQWPSGGPPLLWDAKGAGRGYASVAISGGRIFTMGDGPSVADDKDEYVLCFNEADGKFLWKAKLGPAWNSGKDDWQGSRATPTADGDLLFALSPHGVLACLEAATGKELWRKSLPRDFGGKKGDGWGYSESPLVDGDRLICTPGGPRNTLVCLDKKTGRTVWTASVPEDRGAGHASIVIAEIGGTRVYVTTTAGGALGVRASDGKVLWTYPIDRTTAVIPTPIVRGDLVFFTAGYGRGGALLKQSVSGDGVKVEEVYGLNPDLTNKHGGVVLVGDFLYGDSDDKGTPWCAELGTGRIRWKQRGSGRGSAAVTYADGRLYIRYSSGRLALVPATPDGYREVSAFDVPHSGRRPSWAHPVIAGGRLFLREDDHILCYDLRAK; via the coding sequence GTGACGGTTTCGAAACTGATCGCAGCGGCGGCCTTGGCGGCGGCGCTGCCGGCCGCCTTCTCCCGCCCCCAGGCCGGCTCTCCCGCCGCGGCGGAGTGGCCCCAATTCCGGGGACCCCGGAGGGACGGGCTTTCCCCCGACACGGGGCTTCTCAAACAGTGGCCCTCCGGCGGCCCGCCCCTCCTCTGGGACGCCAAAGGCGCAGGCCGCGGGTACGCGAGCGTCGCGATCTCCGGAGGAAGGATTTTCACGATGGGCGACGGGCCCTCGGTGGCCGACGACAAGGACGAATATGTCCTCTGCTTCAACGAGGCCGACGGGAAGTTCCTTTGGAAAGCCAAGCTCGGTCCCGCGTGGAACTCGGGCAAAGACGATTGGCAGGGCTCGCGGGCGACCCCGACGGCGGACGGCGACCTCCTTTTCGCCCTCTCCCCTCACGGGGTGCTGGCGTGCCTGGAGGCGGCCACGGGCAAGGAGCTGTGGCGGAAAAGCCTCCCGAGGGATTTCGGCGGCAAGAAGGGAGACGGCTGGGGATACAGCGAGTCGCCGCTTGTGGACGGCGACCGGCTGATCTGCACCCCCGGCGGCCCCCGCAACACCCTGGTGTGCCTGGACAAAAAGACGGGGCGCACGGTTTGGACCGCCTCCGTGCCCGAGGACCGCGGGGCCGGTCACGCTTCGATCGTCATCGCCGAAATCGGCGGGACGCGCGTGTACGTCACCACGACCGCCGGCGGAGCCCTCGGGGTGCGCGCTTCGGACGGCAAGGTGCTCTGGACCTACCCGATCGACCGCACCACGGCGGTGATTCCCACTCCGATCGTCCGCGGCGATCTCGTTTTCTTCACCGCGGGATACGGCCGCGGAGGCGCTCTTCTCAAACAGTCGGTCTCCGGCGACGGCGTCAAGGTCGAGGAGGTCTACGGGCTCAATCCGGACCTGACCAACAAGCACGGCGGCGTGGTGCTCGTGGGCGATTTCCTCTACGGGGATTCGGACGACAAGGGAACCCCGTGGTGCGCGGAGCTCGGGACCGGCCGGATCCGGTGGAAACAGCGCGGTTCCGGCCGCGGGTCGGCTGCGGTGACGTACGCGGACGGACGCCTCTATATCCGGTATTCGAGCGGCCGGCTGGCCCTCGTTCCGGCGACGCCCGACGGCTACCGGGAAGTGAGCGCGTTCGACGTCCCCCACAGCGGGCGCCGCCCGAGCTGGGCCCATCCCGTGATCGCCGGAGGGCGCCTCTTTTTGCGGGAGGACGACCATATCCTCTGCTACGATCTTCGCGCGAAATGA